The genomic interval GAAAGGAGGCCAGAATTAAGGTTGCAGCATCATGCTTTGAGCTCTCTTTAATCTTTGTTTAAGTTAAAGAATTGAGTTACTGAATTTTGTTTGAACCAACAGGTTAGAAGGGCTTGCCCATAAGGTGCTTCAATGGTATTTATGCAGAATGGAAGGTTGGTTTGCTGCAGATGCTGATAGCATCTCAGTTAAAACCTGGGATAAGGAAAGTTTGCACTAGAGATTTTTTATACTTCACTGAATTTGTGTGTGTTATGAGGGTTTCTTGGCATAGTCAACTGagtgaataaaatataaattaggcTGTTCAATTATGAATCACTTTATTTAGTATTACTATGTTGCTATTTAGTTGGtgccttctcttctttctttctctgtttttctCTCGTGCTTGTTCTGGATGTTAAATATTAAAGCTCCTTGTATTGTCATCAATATTTTTCTGATGTATCAACACTTATATGCCTggtgattttaattataatgcaaAGTCATGATAGCAGATCTATTTGGCGTTAAGTGTAGTTTTGGCACATCTTTCTCCCAAAATTGTATAACATATTGTAAATACATCAACCAATGGGTTGTTGATTTAATTGCATCTTTATTGAATAGGGTCAACTTAATGCAACGTGGTGTGTCCTAAACTCTGAAttgtttttcatatattaaatttccaAGCGATGGAGTTCGGTTGCAATGGTTGACCCATGGATAAGTTTGTAACCTTTGATATGTTAATAGATACATCTACAGTGGTTGGGCTCATCTTTCATATGTTGATTGTTCTTTTATAATATGGTATGAGCTACAAGCTATTGCATACTCtgattaactcaaattttagtattgatttttttttttatgtacagGAAGTTCTGCTCCCCGGTGGTCATGGGCTCATGGTTAGGGGCTATCTTCCAGTTATAAACAGCCTTGCCAAAGGCCTCGACATCCGCTTAGGCTGCAGGTATGGATTATTTTTCTAAAGTAATCTTCAAGTTGCACATTGCTGTGGTATCACAGGACTTGTTTCAGGCACCATGTCTTGACCTGATTTCTTTACAGGGTTACTAAAATTGATAGACATTGTAATGGAGTGAAGGTAACCGTAGAAGATGGAACTACATTTGTGGCAGATGCTGCTATTGTTGCCGTTCCTCTTGGTGTTTTGAAGGCCAGGGCAATCAAGTTTGAGCCAAGGCTTCCAAACTGGAAGGAAGCAGCCATTGATAACCTTGGTGTgggaattgaaaataaaatcgTGTTGCATTTTGATAAGGTGTTTTGGCCAAATGTGGAGTTCCTGGGAGTGGTTGCAGAGACATCTTATGGATGCAGCTACTTCCTAAATCTTCACAAGGCAACAGGTCATCCTGTCCTTGTTTACATGCCTGCTGGGCAGTTGGCCAAAGACATTGAGAAAATGTCTGATGAAGCTGCTGCTAAGTTTACTTTTATGCAACTCAAGAAGATCCTTCCTGATGCATCTGTCCCGGTAATGCCACTGcatacaaatttattatactGCTTAAGGTTTCCTACTTatttattcttcaaattttgtattagttaattcaaaatcttattcTATATTTTAATGATGCAGATTAATTATCTTGTTTCTCACTGGGGCACAGATGTCAACTCACTTGGCTCCTACAGCTATGATACAGTAGGCAACTCTGATGATCTTTATGAAATACTTAGGATTCCAGTGGACAACCTATTCTTTGCTGGGGAGGCAACAAGTATTAGCTTTCCAGGGTCGGTGCACGGTGCATACTTAACCGGACTGATGGCTGCTGAGGACTGCCGGATGCGTGTCCTGGAGCGGTATGGGGAGTTAGACTTGTTCCAACCAGTCATGGGTGAGGTGTCTCCTCTTTCGGTACCACTTTTGATCTCTCGAATGTGATTCTAAAGTTTCCGGAACCCTCTCGATCCTCTTAGATTGATAGTATATTGTTGTAGATATGTAAACATGGGCTTTGGCTAACACACAATTGCTGCATTTAGTGTTGGTTTCCATTGACCAATCGTTCTAAGAACTGGTTAACCTGTGTAGTTACTACTACGTGAGATATCTACATGTATTGTTATTTGgacaagaataataaaaaataaaatttgaatttaaataaaagtgtCACTTTTGGACAATTTGCTGATATGACTAATTAGATATTGTTGGCTTAATTGTGAGCGCTTGTTTTGGCGTGGGTGtgcattatttttttccttcttgaaGCTCGCTTCTAAGATAGACGACGAAAATGTGTTTCCATAGGGCTGGTGCTGCCGGCATATTAATGAAatgttatctatttatttatgtttttcaggCAGAcattatttaaacaataaaaatgtatatatacgcttttaaatatatagatgaatattcatatgataatttatcatataatatttaattatatgataatatattatatatatatttatttatatatttaattttttatttgattatttatcaaactTCATAGAAGTGATTACAGATCATCCTAAACCCAAACTGATATCGTAATGTTTTGAGATTATTTGTTTGTTAGAGGACATTAAATATGAGCCTGGAGTTgggattaaatattattattgctattttcatataaaataaaattagtttaatgaatttaaattatatttaaattaagttattttttatttaaatcaaatttaaattcaatttaatttatacctATTCTTAGTGGTCCGGATAGCCGATAACGTCATATTTGGCATATGGCGTTTTTCAATTGTGGTCAAGGCATGATCCCCATGCCGCTATTGGGCAACAGGACCTGATTTGGCCTCCTGCTGCTGCAATCACATTGCGATTGTCGGATCTTTTATAAAGGTTAATTTGTCAGCTTTTAGAGTTGGAGGGATTAGAAAGGGTGAAGAGTTTAggatttaaagaataaaatagtcCTTGTCTATTTTAAtagattattattaaaaattaacagtttttAATGGATCGCCAGGGGGTTTACTCCTGTTTCGGATATTGGCAGGTTATCAAAGAGGATGTAAGATAAGACAAGACAACAGCTAATAACAAAATCTATCTTATAAAAAAGGCCTAGACTTAAGTTatccatattttattttattttattttttgttgaaaaaaaaaatcgaaaacATACAAGTACTGCAggtaaagaaaggaaaaaaagaaaaacagcagaacctccactatcttgatgATCGTCATTAGTCTCCAAATCCACATAACATTCAAACACTTTAGCGCTTGGCTGAATTAGCCGTCCGAATCCAAActctaatattataataatacccATGTGTTTGATATTGTAATTGAAATgtaaaatttagtaaatgaCACACACAATCACTCTCTTCCCTTCGCTTTTAAATATCTTGACACCCTCATTTCTCTTTgttctttgttgttttttgtCTGAGTAGAATTGATTGGAGTTATGAAGAGATACAGGAATGGCGATATCTGGGATTTCGAGTCCGGGCAGGGTGGAAGAGAAGTTATTTTGGGGCTGGATGGAGGCACCACCTCAACTATCTGCATTTGCATGCCCTTAATTTCCTTGTCCGACCCTTTCCCTGACCCTCTTCCACTTCTTGCTCGTGCTGTGGCTGGCTGCTCCAATCACAATAGCGTCGGCGGTACTacttctttttctgttttgcTCATTGGCATTGGATTTGATTTCCAATTGGAATTTGTCTCGAATTTTTTTGACagttaatttgtttaattcttttGTTAATTAGTTCTGAACGATTTTTATGCTTTTGCAATCGAGGATTCCAATGGTTGCGTTgatttaagatttttgaatttttaatgtgtttgctTTGGTATGACATTGctacaaaattaattttgtgaTGTTGTATACTAATTTGGAGTCACATAAGCTAAAACAGATTTTAAAAGTATTGCTTTTGTGCTTTTAGCATGATTTTATAACAATCTGAGAATCATCCTGACTTATAAATCCTTCTATTGATGTCTTCAAAGAGGGTCTTacttcagaaaaaataaaaaaagatccTGGCTACATTTGAGGTGGACAATTGATTAGGAGGAATCTTCAATTTGGTAAATCTGGCTATGCTAGGGTCAATGTGGCTGCTGGGTGGGaagaaatttatgaaatttcctATGAGGTTTAGGGTTGATAATGGTTTGTGAGAATGAAGTAAACCATTTAAATATGTTGGCAATTTGTCAAATAGTTTGCTTCGTCTTTTTTGCTGGTGTTATGTGTTTGAAAGACACTAAGTTATTGACACTTGCTATTCAATTGTTGCTTATCTTTTCCAGTATGGTCCTAGTTTTTCTCTATATAAGCATTGTTGAGTGATTCTCTTTTCTGTGTTCTCTCAATGTTCAAACGATGAAATGTTAGAtcttagtttttctttttggtgcTTCTCTTCTTGGTTATCATTCACTTTAGTAGCATCAATTTTCGTGTATCTTATACATAACTACTATGCAACAACTTAAGACCTTATGTGTATGGCAATACAAGGATAAAACATATGAAGAGCATTTTATTCTCAGTAAAACTTGAATTGGTTTTATTTTACAGAAGATGCCGCACAGGAGACATTGGAGCAAGTAATGGCTGATGCCCTTTCACAGTCAGGTTCCAATCGAGCTGCAGTTCGAGCTGTTTGTCTTGCAGTGTCTGGTGTTAACCATCTCACAGATCAGCAAAGAATACTAAATTGGCTTAGGTTTGCTCAATAAGtacattcttttttttcaacatGGTGATTAATTAGGATTTGGATTTTAAGGATAGTACAAGTAGGGTGGTGTATTAATATggtaaatattgtaaaaatgtGTGGAACACAGAATGCATGCCTTCACAAACTTGTGATAACATGGTTCATTGTAAAATAggtcaacaaacaactttataTAAAGGATTAAAATGACTTGTTAAGGTAGATTATattctttttcccttcttttggGCTGGCAACTTCACGCTTTGCtgcttaaaaattatttagttgtaGCTGTCTATAATGCcatgataatatttttacttttcttgttctacatttgaatatttgatttaatagtcATTTCCTAAGTTTTTTAGTGTGTTGATTTGTGCAGATATATATTTCCCAACAATGTAAGGCTattctttttcccttcttttggGCTGGCAACTTCACGCTTTGCtgcttaaaaattatttagttgtaGCTGTCTATAATGCcatgataatatttttacttttcttgttctacatttgaatatttgatttaatagtcATTTCCTAAGTTTTTTAGTGTGTTGATTTGTGCAGATATATATTTCCCAACAATGTAAGGCTATATGTCCATAACGATGCTGTGGCAGCTTTAGCTAGTGGAACAATGGGAAAGCTTCATGGATGTGTTCTAATTGCTGGTACAGGGACAATTGCCTATGGATTTACAGAAGATGGCAGAGAAGCCCGGGCTGCTGGTGCAGGACCTGTTCTAGGTGATTGGGGAAGGTATATACTTGTAACAGTTCTAGCTATCAAGGCTATCTTTTGGTTAtgcaaaataaatttctttaagtGACAAATTGTTGATTCATTGCATCAAATGATCCATGTGGATCAAGATGAGATTGCTTTGTTAGGCTTTATAAAGTATCACTTCATCCTTTGGCACATAACATTCTGATTCTCTTCAGTTCTGGCAGAATGGATAATGATGGAcagtttttatttcttatttttttgtcattggttGGAGAAGATATTACTCTCAGAAAAGAAAGCCAATAGTCCTGACattctaagaaaatattaaatacatacGTAAATTAATGCCTTTCCATAATCCTAAAAGAagagttgattttttttcatttttttcctcaaattaaGTGCCGCATAGTGGTGGGCTTTTTGATATTGGACAAATTTAGACGTAGAGAAAAAACATgtagatttttctattttatcaagatttttcatatgaattttGTTGGATGgtgaaatttaaataatttacgGAGTTGATAATGGTATGTGAACAGAAGCACGAATAATAACTGTCCAtatgattttgaagaaaaaattatattaatgataaggTAAGACCTTGCAGAAGCAAACTTTTTGTTGATATACTTTTTGAGAATGttactttaatttttctgtGTGTCTATGCATCTGCGTATTTGTTATATCATCTACTTTATAAACTGATCTTTGATTCACTTGCAGTGGATACGGTATAGCTGCACAGGCATTAACTGCAGTAATAAGGGCTCATGATGGTCGTGGCTTGAATACAAAGCTTACATCAGATATCTTAAGGACacttcatctttcttctccaGATGAATTAATTGGGTATATGTTCTATAAGTAATATCTATTTTGTGCAGTAAAAGATTGTTATATGCATTCTCACAATCTTAGCAATCTACAAGATGAGAAAACTGATTTTGATCTGGCATGATGTACCTATATGGTCTTCTATTGGAGAGGTCACCTCAAACGTTGTAACTATCCTAACCATTTCATTCTAGAGATGTTATGGTTCATTCTACTTTCCCAAAATCTGTGTTTTTTGCCAACCTCTCCTGAAAGCAGCTTGATCTTACTCCTTTTGCTACCTAATAGAGGAATATTTTTCTCCATAATTCCTCATTTGTTCTCCACCTCCGTGCTTGCCTTGTCCCTATTCTGGGCTTTGCTCTAATTTCTTTACAATTCTTAAGTTATATAGCTGGCATATTGTCACATTCTCTTCTATAATATTGCATGATTCTTCTCTAAATTACCTCTGTGTTTTTATCTCGTTATTCTTGTAAAAGGTGCCAATTCAAAGTTAGCATTTgctgattttaattttgatggttGTTTCGTGTAGCTGGGCCAAATGCTAATGTTGTTAAATGTCCAGTGCGTGCATACCCTTTATGATGTAgcctattttttatgtttttgtgtgAAATGTATTTAAGGATAAATGAATGGGTCGATagaaaatttttggaattttaattgATGTACatcaatcttttaattttttttttttaatgtaacaaTTCAAAATTGTTTAGGAGCAGCAGATGTGGTTCACCAGCTATCTATATAGAATTCATAGttacaaaagaaattattttgatatatcttCTTCAGAAATTGGATCTGTACTTCCCTTGACATATTGAAATTTCTATAATGTTTCAAAAACTTGTTCTCTCACTGGTATCTAGGTGGACCTATGCTGATCCATCTTGGGCTCGCATTGCTGCACTTGTTCCAGTTGTTGTATCTTGTGCAGAGGCAGGTGATGAAGTTGCAAATAAGATATTGCTAGATTCAGTACAAGAGTTGGCTTTAAGTGTGAAAGCTGTTGTTCGGAGACTTGGTTTGTGTGGTGAAGgtatactaaaaatttaaagtatatGTGCCTccttttgttttatgtttttgaaaatgtGGGCTTTACAGTTGATACTTTGTTTAAAAGCATTTGACTTTTCTCTTTAGATATTTTGTTGCATGTCAAAAAaggaatttgataaaatgtccAGAGAGAAAAATTTTTCAATGCTTCTACCCCAATTCAATTTGATCATTGTGGTTTGCATTTGTGAGCCTGGATATTGCATAGTGTACAACCTAGGTAACTTAATCATGTTATTCAAACTGAAACTGAAATGATAAGAAATATTGTGTTTCAAATGTGTGAAGTTTGCTTTGTTCTGTGAACTGGGGCCTTACTGCCTTATTTTCCAGAAAACTTTGTGAAACATAATATCCCAAGTAGGTGGGCTCTGAGGAGATTTGAATCCTTGACCTCTTAGTTGTAACCAAGGGGTTATACTACTAATCTCTATCCATAATAAAGAGTAATTGGGAGAATTTTGTACTTGCAAATAATAAAGGGTAGCTTCTTatgaagaaggaaaagaagtAATAACGGATAACTGTGTCATTATGATAGCTCTACCATGC from Mangifera indica cultivar Alphonso unplaced genomic scaffold, CATAS_Mindica_2.1 Un_0065, whole genome shotgun sequence carries:
- the LOC123207184 gene encoding N-acetyl-D-glucosamine kinase-like isoform X2, whose amino-acid sequence is MKRYRNGDIWDFESGQGGREVILGLDGGTTSTICICMPLISLSDPFPDPLPLLARAVAGCSNHNSVGDAAQETLEQVMADALSQSGSNRAAVRAVCLAVSGVNHLTDQQRILNWLRYIFPNNVRLYVHNDAVAALASGTMGKLHGCVLIAGTGTIAYGFTEDGREARAAGAGPVLGDWGSGYGIAAQALTAVIRAHDGRGLNTKLTSDILRTLHLSSPDELIGWTYADPSWARIAALVPVVVSCAEAGDEVANKILLDSVQELALSVKAVVRRLGLCGEEGKDSFPFVMVGGVLEANRRWDIGKEVIKCITKEFPGAVSIRPKVEPAVGAALLAWNTFMNER
- the LOC123207209 gene encoding polyamine oxidase 2-like, yielding MESTNRSNRQSNRALCHSKAERRQARSPSVIVIGGGMAGVAAARALNVASFKVVLLESRNRLGGRVHTDHSFGFPIDLGASWLHGVCNENPLAPVIGKLGLPLYRTSNDNSVLYDHDLESYALFDMDGNKVPPEVVTKVGEVFEIILAETGKVREEFSEDKSIGHTISIVFERRPELRLEGLAHKVLQWYLCRMEGWFAADADSISVKTWDKEILLPGGHGLMVRGYLPVINSLAKGLDIRLGCRVTKIDRHCNGVKVTVEDGTTFVADAAIVAVPLGVLKARAIKFEPRLPNWKEAAIDNLGVGIENKIVLHFDKVFWPNVEFLGVVAETSYGCSYFLNLHKATGHPVLVYMPAGQLAKDIEKMSDEAAAKFTFMQLKKILPDASVPINYLVSHWGTDVNSLGSYSYDTVGNSDDLYEILRIPVDNLFFAGEATSISFPGSVHGAYLTGLMAAEDCRMRVLERYGELDLFQPVMGEVSPLSVPLLISRM
- the LOC123207184 gene encoding N-acetyl-D-glucosamine kinase-like isoform X1, coding for MKRYRNGDIWDFESGQGGREVILGLDGGTTSTICICMPLISLSDPFPDPLPLLARAVAGCSNHNSVGEDAAQETLEQVMADALSQSGSNRAAVRAVCLAVSGVNHLTDQQRILNWLRYIFPNNVRLYVHNDAVAALASGTMGKLHGCVLIAGTGTIAYGFTEDGREARAAGAGPVLGDWGSGYGIAAQALTAVIRAHDGRGLNTKLTSDILRTLHLSSPDELIGWTYADPSWARIAALVPVVVSCAEAGDEVANKILLDSVQELALSVKAVVRRLGLCGEEGKDSFPFVMVGGVLEANRRWDIGKEVIKCITKEFPGAVSIRPKVEPAVGAALLAWNTFMNER